Proteins from one Lolium rigidum isolate FL_2022 unplaced genomic scaffold, APGP_CSIRO_Lrig_0.1 contig_28051_1, whole genome shotgun sequence genomic window:
- the LOC124680761 gene encoding uncharacterized protein LOC124680761 has product MRCPLDPVSRNCRRALLQLQKSGDHQIPAAAARRIRAPAHSPSFSTTPGPPYPRRRSRIPGGARGKPRRELRAGRFPVDDDASTSYCAAFSMESLQSPRFLSPIQQGMRTRPREHSPTCGSFLQ; this is encoded by the exons ATGCGTTGCCCATTGGACCCAGTTTCCAGAAACTGCCGGCGTGCGCTCCTCCAGCTCCAAAAATCCGGCGACCACCAGatccccgccgctgccgcccgaAGAATCCGCGCCCCAGCGCATTCCCCCTCCTTTTCGACGACCCCAGGTCCGCCCTACCCTCGCCGGCGGTCCCGAATTCCAGGCGGCGCTCGTGGAAAGCCCCGACGGGAGCTGCGCGCGGGGCGCTTCCCGGTAGACGACGACGCGTCCACGAGCTACTGCGCGGCGTTTTCCATGGAGAGCCTGCAGTCGCCGCGCTTCCTCTCCCCCATCCAACAG GGAATGCGTACCAGGCCGCGCGAACACTCTCCAACTTGTGGATCCTTTCTTCAATAG